The genomic DNA TGATAAACATAATAATCATGTTTTAATATAAAAAATATCGGAATTAATTAAAAAGGATATTATGTGCACGGTAACGTACCTTCTTTTAGGTAATAATAACTTTATTTTAACTTCTAATAGAGATGAAACTCCTTTAAGAAAAACAATTCCGCCAAAAGAGTATTTAGAAAATGGTGTTGAGTTAACCTACCCGAAAGATGAAATAGCAAGAGGTATTTGGATTGGCTTAAGTGATAAAAAACGATTGGTCTGTCTGTTAAATGGCGGTTTTGTAGCTCACAAAAGAAAACTTCCTTATAAAATGAGTAGAGGTATTGTTGTAAAAAAAATCTTTCAGAAGAGGATGCAGTGTCTTTTATAAATGCTTTTAATTTTGAAGCAATTGAGCCTTTTACATTCGTTTTAATTGATTGGTTTACAAATCTAAAAACCTATGAGTTGGTTTGGGATGGTGTAATAAAGTATTTTAAAGAGTTGCCTCAAGAACCTAAAATTTGGTCTTCTTCTACTTTATATACAGAAGAAATGAAAGGACTAAGAGAAGCGTGGTTTTCAAATTGGCTTTCAGTACACAAGGAGTTTTCTCAGGAAGAAATATTAGAATTTCATCAAAATGAAAACTTAGGAACTAAAGGAATTGCACCAAAAATGAAAAGAGAATTTGTGGAAACTGTAGTGTTACTTCAGTAAAAAAAGAAAGTAAAACGGTTACAATGTTATATAGAGATTTTTTAGATTAATAGAGTGCAAAAGAAATGATAGCCACTAATAAGATACCTAAAATTCCCATTATTAAATAAACAAAGTTTAGCATTAGAAATTTTATAAATGTTTTAAAGATTCCTTGTTGATAGAATTTTTTCATTGCTAAAAACAAATAGACTAAAAAGAGTATTAGAAAAATCCAAAGGTCTTCTGTATTAACAAAAAGTTCGACTATTGTAAATATAGTTAACAACATAAAAAATACCGTTTGGGTATGAAAAACAAAGATTAAATGATCTACGTACGTATATTTTCTTCTGATATAAAATAGTTTTAAAAATAGTGTGAATAATGGTAGAAAAATAAATAATGAAACAGAACCATAGGATAAAGCTTCACTTAAAAACTTATCTGCGCTATTTGTATCATTAAAAACCTGACTCATTGTTTTAGATCTTTCATATAAAAATCTATTTTTTAGGTTTTTAGGGTAGTTTAAAGAATCTAAAGCATCGTTTGTAGCTGCTTTTGGGTGTTCTTTTTGGTGTTTTAAAAAGAGACCTAATCTTGTACCCTCAAAAGAAAGTTTATTTTCAGTAATTTCTTTCCTTTTTGTAGAATCTTTCGCTTCTTCTTCAATAGTGTCTAAAATTTCTTTTTTCTTTTTATCCGATAAACCAAAGTAAAAAGATTTATCGAACTCTTTTTCAACTAGCTTTTTTATAGAGTCTGGCTTAATTTCACTGTTATCAAGCGCGTCTTTATAGCTTAGTTCTTTTTGAATGTTTTCTTTTGTAAGATTTTGGTATTTATTATAGTTTTTAGAGAAGCCTAAAACTAAGAAAAATAGAATTGAAGCGGTTATATAAAAACGAAAAGGATTCGAATATCTACTTCTTTTGCCTTCTCTATAATCTTTGGTAACTTTTCCTGGGTTTATTAAAAGCGGAATTAAAGTACGCCAAAATTTTGTGTCAAAACTGAACAATCCATTAAAAACCTCATGAATAAAATTACCAAAAGTAATTTTATTTCCTTTGTTTTCTTGTCCACAATCTGGGCAAAACTTTTCGTGTCCGCTAAACGGATGTCCACAATTTAAACATTCTGGATCTTTAATTTTAGCGAGTTTCTTTTTAGATTTACTTAATTTAATAAGACAGGTGTGGTTAGTTGAAAAGTTGGTATGTACACTTTAAATTGTTCGTAGGTTTCTAAATTTATCATTGTATAAAAACCTTTCATTGCGCCTAAATTAGATTCTAAAAAACAACCAGAACTATAGGTGTAATTATCACTAGGTAATAAGGTTGGTGTTTGCCCAACAACGCCTTCTCCGCTTACAATTTCTGTTCCGTTTAAAGAGTCGTAAATAGTCCAGAATCTATCTGTTAGTTTTACCGTTTCTAAACTTTCATTTTCTATAGAGATGGTGTATGAAAAAACATAGTACAATTTGTTATTTCTATAACTTGTACCATTATAGTTTGTTTCTACAGAGATTTTTATGCCTTTTGTAATTTGTTGAATCATACTTACGTAAATGTAGTTTTTTTGATGATAAACCACAAATGATTTTTCACCTCATTTATATTTAAAATTATCTTTAGTATAAGAGGACGTTTTTCCTTATTCAAAATATAAAAAATTATTGCTTGTTAGATAATACTTACGTGGCATTAGTTATTATTTCTCTTGGAGTGTCTTTTTTAAGATTTATTAAAGTCTTTTGTTGCAGAACACATTCCGTTTTATTGGGTAAAGTTTACTCAATCAGACTATGAATTACACATCTTTTACACGATTTATACTTCTTTAAATAAATGCAAATACATCTTAAATGCTTGATAATAAGAAGTTTAGTGTAGTTTTTGAAGAAGTATTTCTTTGCGGCATATTTATTTCTATATACCTAATCGTAAATAATTATTAATATTAAAACTTAAATTATGAGAAAATTAATTTTAACAGTAGTAGTAGCAGCATTAACAAGCGGAGCATCAATTTCAGCTGCAAACATCAGTAATAATAATAGTAATTCTGACGAAATCATTACCGTAGTAGTGAATGATAGTTTTAAAGAAATTGCTGTAAAGGAATTACCAAAAGCAGTTTCTGAAGCAATTTTAAAAGATTTTAAAACCGCTACCGTTGCTAAAGCCTATGTAAATGGTAGTGCGCAATACAAAATAGAGCTTACTGTTGATGCAACAAAAACTGTTGTTTATGCAGATAAAGAAGGGAAATGGTTAAAAGAAGAAGATATTATTACAGAAAAATAATTTTTAGTTGTAAGAATTTTCAAACACCTAATTGTAATTAATTATTAATATAAAACTTAAATTATGAGAAAATTAATTTTAACAGTAGCAGTAGCAGCATTAACAAGTGGAGCATCAATTTCAGCTGCAAACATTAGTAATAATAATAGTAATTCTGACGAAATCATTACCGTAGTAATGAATGATAATTTTAAAGAAATTACTGTAAAGGAATTGCCAAAAGCAGTTTCTGAAGCAATTCTAAAGGATTATGCAAAAGCAACTATTGCTAAAGTTTATGTAAATGGTAGTGAGCAATATAAAATAGAACTTACTGTAGACAAGACTAAAAGTATTGTCTATGCAGATAAAGAGGGGAAATGGTTAAAAGAAGAGGAAGTGAATACAGAAAAGTAATTCTTAGCTATAAGAATTTTTAAACTCAATTTTCAAAAAGAAAGGCATTTTTTAATTAAAATGTCTTTTTTTTTATAACAATCAATTTATCTTAATATTTTTGTAAGAAATGTATAAGCTTTATGAAAGGGATTTTATTAGTTGAAGATGATGTTGCGTTTTCAGAAATGTTGAAGCAATTTCTTATTAGGCACAAGTATGTTGTAGACGTGAGTTATAATATAAAAAATGCTTTGCAACAATTAGAAAAGCAAAATTACGATTTAGTTTTTACAGATTTACGCCTTCCAGATGGTGATGGAATTACGTTGTTAAAGGAAATAAAGCAGAGCAAGTACAATACTCCAGTGGTTTTAATGACGAGTTATGCAGAGGTTTCTACTGCTGTGCAAGCAATGAAACAAGGTGCTTTCGATTATATTTCGAAACCTTTTAACCCAAGTGAAGTTTTAGAAGTGATTAGCAATGCTTTAGAAGTAAAGACAAGTAATTTAGTAATTCATGAAGAAAAAGAAAAAGTAGAAGAAAGTAGCAAGCCAATAACAGGTTTTGTGCAAGGAATTAGTAGTTCGTCTAAAGTTCTCGACGAATATATTTGTTTAGTAGCACCGATTAATATGTCTGTGCTTATAACTGGTGAAAGTGGTACTGGTAAAGAAGTAGTAGCAAAATCAATTCACTTAAAAAGCCCAAGACACAATAAACCATTTATCGCTGTTGACTGTGGTGCAATTCCTAGAGAAATAGCTTCTAGTGAGTTTTTTGGACATAAAAAGGGTTCTTTTACAGGCGCAAATGAGGATAAAATAGGGCATTTTGAATCAGCAAATGGAGGCACACTTTTTTTAGATGAGGTTGGTAATCTAACGTATGAAAACCAAGTACAATTATTACGCGCTTTGCAAGAAAGAAAAATTAAACCCGTTGGTAGTAGTAAAGAAATTAATGTTGATATTCGATTGATTACAGCAACAAATGAAGATTTACTTGCAGCTGTTGAAAAAGGTGATTTTAGAGAAGATTTATACCATCGCTTAAATGAGTTTTCTATTAAAGTACCTAGTTTAAAAGATAGAAAGGATGATTTAATCTTATATGCAGATTTCTTTCTAAATAAGGCAAACGAACAGTTAAGCAAATCGGTGATTGGTTTTTCTAAAAATGTATTAACTATTTTTCAAAACTACCAATGGCCAGGTAATTTACGCGAACTATCTAATGTTATAAAAAGAGCTACTTTATTAACAAAATTAGAAATTATTGATGTTGATGTTTTGCCTAGCGAATTAACAAAAGTTAAAGAAAATACTATTTCATCAAACAAATTCTCTACAAAAGAAAACGAAAAAACACTTATTATAAGTGCGCTAGAAGAGGTTGGTAATAATAAAACCCAAGCTGCAAAATTGTTAAATATTACTCGGAAAACACTTTACAATAAAATGAAAGAATACGCGCTTAGTTAAGGTAGTTTTTCAATGCTTTTATAAATGTCTTTAAGTGTCCTTCAAAATCCATAAAAACTTTATTATCCATAAAATTAGTGGTTTCAAACACTTCTAAATAAGGAATAATAGCTTTAACTTCTAATTGCTTAAACATACTTAGCATTTTATGGCTAACCTCATTCAATAGATGAAGGTCATTGTTTTGCTTTGCCTTTTTCAATAATAAATAATCCTTTTGTGTCTC from Polaribacter sp. ALD11 includes the following:
- a CDS encoding DUF3667 domain-containing protein; this encodes MFSFDTKFWRTLIPLLINPGKVTKDYREGKRSRYSNPFRFYITASILFFLVLGFSKNYNKYQNLTKENIQKELSYKDALDNSEIKPDSIKKLVEKEFDKSFYFGLSDKKKKEILDTIEEEAKDSTKRKEITENKLSFEGTRLGLFLKHQKEHPKAATNDALDSLNYPKNLKNRFLYERSKTMSQVFNDTNSADKFLSEALSYGSVSLFIFLPLFTLFLKLFYIRRKYTYVDHLIFVFHTQTVFFMLLTIFTIVELFVNTEDLWIFLILFLVYLFLAMKKFYQQGIFKTFIKFLMLNFVYLIMGILGILLVAIISFALY
- a CDS encoding NRDE family protein, with amino-acid sequence MCTVTYLLLGNNNFILTSNRDETPLRKTIPPKEYLENGVELTYPKDEIARGIWIGLSDKKRLVCLLNGGFVAHKRKLPYKMSRGIVVKKIFQKRMQCLL
- the apaG gene encoding Co2+/Mg2+ efflux protein ApaG translates to MIQQITKGIKISVETNYNGTSYRNNKLYYVFSYTISIENESLETVKLTDRFWTIYDSLNGTEIVSGEGVVGQTPTLLPSDNYTYSSGCFLESNLGAMKGFYTMINLETYEQFKVYIPTFQLTTPVLLN
- a CDS encoding sigma-54 dependent transcriptional regulator, yielding MKGILLVEDDVAFSEMLKQFLIRHKYVVDVSYNIKNALQQLEKQNYDLVFTDLRLPDGDGITLLKEIKQSKYNTPVVLMTSYAEVSTAVQAMKQGAFDYISKPFNPSEVLEVISNALEVKTSNLVIHEEKEKVEESSKPITGFVQGISSSSKVLDEYICLVAPINMSVLITGESGTGKEVVAKSIHLKSPRHNKPFIAVDCGAIPREIASSEFFGHKKGSFTGANEDKIGHFESANGGTLFLDEVGNLTYENQVQLLRALQERKIKPVGSSKEINVDIRLITATNEDLLAAVEKGDFREDLYHRLNEFSIKVPSLKDRKDDLILYADFFLNKANEQLSKSVIGFSKNVLTIFQNYQWPGNLRELSNVIKRATLLTKLEIIDVDVLPSELTKVKENTISSNKFSTKENEKTLIISALEEVGNNKTQAAKLLNITRKTLYNKMKEYALS